DNA sequence from the Cucumis melo cultivar AY chromosome 6, USDA_Cmelo_AY_1.0, whole genome shotgun sequence genome:
TGAAAAGAACAATTCGGGGTGTTCACTCTGGAGTATAAATCAGATGGAGCTCTTGATCTATAAACTCCTCAGAGAACCAGCATAAGGGGCAAATCAAAGGACCAAATTCAAGAGAGAGGATTCTTTTTGGGAGCCTTTCCCTACATGTTCAAATTTTTATGCGCCACAGTCCAAAATGAAAGTATTCGCCTTTAAAGTGATTTTGCAATCCTGAATCAAATTCGTCAAAGAGCACTTAAGAGCATGTCTATCATTAATCAGCCTAGAGAAAAGAGACTTAGTTGAAAAAGATCTCAAGGATTCATGAGACCAATATAAGCCATCTTAGGTTACATCTAAAAGGAAGCTCTCCAATTTAACTGTCAATCTGGATCCAACACTCAACCTTCCCATCAAAAATACCCTTTATAATGTTTAAATAAAACGTCTCTTAGTGATTAGCCCAATAGTCGGCCATTATCACACTCTGATTTCTAGAAAGGCATCTTTAAAAGGAGAAGAGCCAAGCCAAACACCATTCCAAAAGCTTACAGGCTGCCAATTTCCAACTTTGAAAGTTGATGAATCTTTGAAATGAAGGGGTCATTTGAACAATGCCAAACCACAACATATTATTTGAGATACACTTGGGCAAAAGAACCCTTTGAACCAAGAGGTTCTTCTGTTAATAATTAGGCCCATTAGACTAactgaaaaattaaataacttcAGAGTGGGTCTTCTTTATGGGTGGTCGTggcaaaagaaaaaagtgaagAAAAAGGCAAAAGCTTTTATTTGATTCTGTGAGTTTTTGGCCGGCCTTTTCCTTGAGCAAAAAGTGAGAAATCATCCTATGTATACTCTTGGGTTCTTCTCCCAAGTTTTTTAGTGGAACCAACATCGATAGCAAAGAATTGGGCAAACCAATATAAATCGATGTcatctctcttcatttaaactTGATTTAGTATTTTGTTAAGCTTCTGATGTTGTATACATACATAAGGAGGGGTAGAAGCGGAAATGCACAGAAGACAATATCAACCAAGGACAATAACAGGGAGGATTCTTAGTTGAGGGGACCACGAGAGTTGCTATAAAAGGAAATCAGTCAAATGGGCACTTCTTTTTGGTAGAGGCTGAAAGGAGCTTTTGAGGAGAGGATCACCAGCTCTCTTGAATGTGCTAGTTTTGTATCTACTTTATTTCCAAGTTATTTTACTTTGTGTCTTCATATTGTTGAGTACTTGCTTCCTCCTTAGTTATTGTAACAGACTATTGTGTCCTCTTCTATCTTCAATACATATATATCAGAGCTTCGTTGCTATATTTTCTTCTATATTTGTGGGGGTTGACTAAGTGCAGGGGAGATGCCTAACATATTGTACATCTTGCTTGGAAGTTTAGATAAGTTGATCTATTCCTTAAGTCGGTGAGTTTCACATTGTTTATTCTGCTTTATTTGAAACTTGAATCTAACTTGGGATTGTTGGATAACATATAGTTTGAATTGAGTCCTTTATTTGGATTGATATATTACTAGTTCCTACCATCTTCCTGATAAGTACTAGTCGTCACCACATCTGACTATAACTCCTTATCCTTCTTAGCAAATCTCCAACACCATTTGGTAAGAGGGGCCAAATTTCTATGTTCAAGTGAACCAATCCCAAAGTTGTTTTTGCATGCGAGGCAGGGAAGCAGCATTCCAATCACAAGATGACCTCCCACACTACAATTACCACACCCCAAAAGAAGTCTCTAATCAAATCTTCCTTGTTCTTAATGCCCTAAGGAATTTTGAGAATGGAAAAGAAATACAAAAGGAGCCCGTTAAGGATTAAGGTAATCAGAGACAGTCACCCTCCTTTACAAAGCAAGGAATTCTTtagttgtttatttatttatgatccTTGTCTCACACCGCAAGACACAGGAAAGACCATAGATATAAataaggaaagctatctccataAATATAAGACTTTTGGgttaaaccaaaaacaaaaccaCGGGGGGTTTAGCCAAAGCAGACATTATTATACCATTGAGAAATTGTAGAAATTATAGGGAGCAGACTGGGGTTTTTTTCTGTTAGTTCCAAAAGAAAGAATCATACTTCTCTACTTCCTAGAGCGGGATACAGTAAGTTAACGTGCAAAGCAACAAATCAGTCAAACAAAATCACATGCTAGAGGCTTGAGGCTCATGTGTGCAATTACAACTTGCCTTAGAAATTGCCTTCAAATCTGGTCGCTTCGACTTGTTTTTTGTGTCTTCTACAGGGGCCTTCTTCTGTACAAATTTCAAGTAATTAGCAATTTTCTTGCCAAATTGTCCAAAACGTAGAAATGAGAGTGATTTAAAACCCCAGAAAAACCGAATTCAGAATCAAATATTAATGTACATAGTATTGGTTCTTTGATTTTCTTTGATGTGACAAGTAATACGAGATGAGAGAATATGGAGGCAGTCATTTATTCAGTCTGATATAGATGTCCTTTTTCGTCAAATGGACAAACAATTAAAACCGTAGGACACTCAGAGAAAGACTATAAATGAATTTCATGAATTATAGAAGGCCAAAACACAAGCCTACCTTAGATTTTGACTGTTTGGGAGCTTTTTGAGCTACTTCAGCTTTTTTGCACctcttttcctcttccttttgGTTTAGATAAACATACAATAACCAAAAGAACCAAAAGTTAGCCAACTATGAACTTCAATGTCCAAAGATTTCGAAATAACTTCACGCGAAGTAACATTTCCGGTTCCCCACGACAAACCTGTACAAAATGAAGATAGTACTTATTGAACAACCTGAGAGTCTCCTTCACCTTGACATGGTCACTCTTCTCAACCATATTACCCGGACCAGCATCGTCCCCAGTCCTCTTTTCTGGCGCGCACACTTCCATAGGTTTGCTCGCATCACCGTCTTCAAATTTAGTGACGTCTTTGGATACCGGAACAACAACGGCCTTATCTTCCACCACTTCGCCCTTATCTTCCCTCACCTCATCCTTCACATTTGGAGTATTACGCTTACTTTTTACCTGACTGTTCGTCTTCTTCCTTTTGCTGCGACTGCCGGGTTCATCAAGGAGCTCTACTCTTTGACGCACTAGAAGCTCCTTCTCAGCCTTCAGCTTTATGATTCGAGCACTAGTCCTCCTCATAGGAGAAGGAGATGGCTGTTCCGCATCTCCCTCCGGTGCGGCAGCTTTAGCACTCTTTCCCCCAGGCGCGGCTACTTTAGAGCGTTTCGGCTTCTCCTCGGGAGTTACTGGAGAATGCAGCTCTCCATTGGCAGCAGAACGTAGTACCCGGGACTTGACAACCATGATTGAGCTCAAGAAATCATAAATCTGGGGTAATACACAACACTAAAGGCTAAATAAAcgcaaaagaaaaggaaaagcaaAAGAAGGACGCCAttgaagaagagagagagaagcagGGGAATACGTAGAGTGGAAGAGTTGAACGGGAGAAAGTCGGAGTGTAGAAGGGAAAGGATTTTAGGGATTTAAGGAGCGGGAAGAAGAAACGGCGCGAGCAATTGGGGAGTGGCGAGTGAGTGAATGAGTGAGCGGCGCGCGG
Encoded proteins:
- the LOC127149773 gene encoding uncharacterized protein LOC127149773, which produces MVVKSRVLRSAANGELHSPVTPEEKPKRSKVAAPGGKSAKAAAPEGDAEQPSPSPMRRTSARIIKLKAEKELLVRQRVELLDEPGSRSKRKKTNSQVKSKRNTPNVKDEVREDKGEVVEDKAVVVPVSKDVTKFEDGDASKPMEVCAPEKRTGDDAGPGNMVEKSDHVKVKETLRLFNKYYLHFVQEEEKRCKKAEVAQKAPKQSKSKKKAPVEDTKNKSKRPDLKAISKASCNCTHEPQASSM